A part of Diceros bicornis minor isolate mBicDic1 chromosome 10, mDicBic1.mat.cur, whole genome shotgun sequence genomic DNA contains:
- the PTPN18 gene encoding tyrosine-protein phosphatase non-receptor type 18 isoform X1, with protein MSRSLDAARSFVEQLEARGGREGAILASEFSDIRARSAAWKSSNLCSTEAGSRPGNVRKNRYKDVLPYDQTRVILSLLQEEGHGDYINGNFIRGTDGSQAYIATQGPLPHTLLDFWRMVWEFGVKVILMACGETENGRKKCECYWAREEEPLQTGLFCITLTRETWLNVDIMLRTLQVTFQKESRSVYQLQYMSWPDKGVPSNPDHVLAMVEEARRLQGSGLSPLCVHCSAGCGRTGVLCTVDYVRQLLLTQMIPPNFSLFDVVLEMRKQRPAAVQTEEQYRFLYQTVAQMFFSALQNASPHYQNLRENCAPLYDDALSLRTSQTLPAIPRLPSGVLRSISVPGPPALAMADTYAVVQKRGVLSGTGLGPGARGTEEAPLYSQVAPRARRPQAHAEDARGALPGSVPADQSPAAPGAYEDVAEGAQTGGLEPRVTISGPCGHPDPCQHCYGAMGSHIQHCPAVF; from the exons GACATCCGGGCCCGCTCAGCCGCCTGGAAGAGTAGCAACCTGTGCTCCACCGAGGCTGGCAGTCGGCCAGGGAACGTGAGAAAGAACCGCTACAAAGACGTGCTGCCAT ATGATCAGACAAGAGTGatcctctctctgctccaggaggAGGGACACGGCGACTACATCAATGGCAACTTCATCCGG GGCACAGACGGAAGCCAGGCCTACATCGCCACGCAGGGCCCCCTGCCTCACACCTTGCTAGACTTCTGGCGCATGGTCTGGGAGTTTGGAGTCAAG GTGATCCTGATGGCGTGTGGAGAGACGGAGAATGGGCGG AAAAAGTGTGAGTGTTACTGGGCCCGAGAAGAGGAACCATTGCAGACTGGGCTTTTCTGCATCACCCTG ACCAGGGAGACATGGCTGAATGTAGACATCATGCTCAGGACCCTCCAAGTCACCTTCCAGAAG GAATCTCGTTCTGTGTACCAGCTGCAGTATATGTCCTGGCCAGACAAAGGGGTCCCCAGCAATCCTGACCACGTGCTCGCCATGGTGGAGGAAGCCCGTCGCCTGCAGGGCTCTGGTCTCAGCCCCCTCTGTGTCCACTGCAG TGCGGGCTGTGGGCGAACAggcgtcctgtgcactgtggatTATGTGAGACAGTTGCTCCTGACCCAG ATGATCCCACCCAACTTCAGCCTCTTCGATGTGGTCCTTGAGATGCGGAAGCAGCGGCCTGCAGCTGTACAGACAGAG gAACAGTACAGGTTCCTGTACCAAACGGTGGCTCAGATGTTCTTCTCAGCACTCCAAAATGCCAGCCCCCATTACCAGAACCTCAGGGAG AATTGTGCCCCACTCTATGATGATGCCCTCTCCCTccggacttcccagacccttccTGCCATACCCCGCCTACCTAGCGGGGTCCTCAG GAGCATCTCGGTACCCGGGCCCCCGGCCCTCGCCATGGCCGACACGTACGCGGTGGTGCAGAAGCGCGGGGTCCTCTCTGGCACCGGCTTGGGGCCGGGGGCGCGCGGCACGGAGGAGGCGCCGCTCTACAGCCAGGTGGCGCCGCGCGCCCGGCGGCCCCAGGCGCACGCAGAGGACGCGCGGGGGGCGCTCCCCGGCAGCG TTCCTGCTGACCAAAGCCCTGCTGCGCCTGGCGCCTACGAGGACGTGGCGGAGGGAGCTCAGACCGGTGGGCTAG AGCCTCGAGTGACCATCTCTGGCCCTTGTGGGCACCCAGATCCCTGCCAGCACTGCTATGGTGCCATGGGGTCCCACATCCAGCACTGTCCTGCCGTATTCTGA
- the PTPN18 gene encoding tyrosine-protein phosphatase non-receptor type 18 isoform X2 — protein MSRSLDAARSFVEQLEARGGREGAILASEFSDIRARSAAWKSSNLCSTEAGSRPGNVRKNRYKDVLPYDQTRVILSLLQEEGHGDYINGNFIRGTDGSQAYIATQGPLPHTLLDFWRMVWEFGVKVILMACGETENGRKKCECYWAREEEPLQTGLFCITLTRETWLNVDIMLRTLQVTFQKESRSVYQLQYMSWPDKGVPSNPDHVLAMVEEARRLQGSGLSPLCVHCSAGCGRTGVLCTVDYVRQLLLTQMIPPNFSLFDVVLEMRKQRPAAVQTEEQYRFLYQTVAQMFFSALQNASPHYQNLRENCAPLYDDALSLRTSQTLPAIPRLPSGVLRSISVPGPPALAMADTYAVVQKRGVLSGTGLGPGARGTEEAPLYSQVAPRARRPQAHAEDARGALPGSVPADQSPAAPGAYEDVAEGAQTGGLGFNVRIGRPKGPRDPPVEWTRV, from the exons GACATCCGGGCCCGCTCAGCCGCCTGGAAGAGTAGCAACCTGTGCTCCACCGAGGCTGGCAGTCGGCCAGGGAACGTGAGAAAGAACCGCTACAAAGACGTGCTGCCAT ATGATCAGACAAGAGTGatcctctctctgctccaggaggAGGGACACGGCGACTACATCAATGGCAACTTCATCCGG GGCACAGACGGAAGCCAGGCCTACATCGCCACGCAGGGCCCCCTGCCTCACACCTTGCTAGACTTCTGGCGCATGGTCTGGGAGTTTGGAGTCAAG GTGATCCTGATGGCGTGTGGAGAGACGGAGAATGGGCGG AAAAAGTGTGAGTGTTACTGGGCCCGAGAAGAGGAACCATTGCAGACTGGGCTTTTCTGCATCACCCTG ACCAGGGAGACATGGCTGAATGTAGACATCATGCTCAGGACCCTCCAAGTCACCTTCCAGAAG GAATCTCGTTCTGTGTACCAGCTGCAGTATATGTCCTGGCCAGACAAAGGGGTCCCCAGCAATCCTGACCACGTGCTCGCCATGGTGGAGGAAGCCCGTCGCCTGCAGGGCTCTGGTCTCAGCCCCCTCTGTGTCCACTGCAG TGCGGGCTGTGGGCGAACAggcgtcctgtgcactgtggatTATGTGAGACAGTTGCTCCTGACCCAG ATGATCCCACCCAACTTCAGCCTCTTCGATGTGGTCCTTGAGATGCGGAAGCAGCGGCCTGCAGCTGTACAGACAGAG gAACAGTACAGGTTCCTGTACCAAACGGTGGCTCAGATGTTCTTCTCAGCACTCCAAAATGCCAGCCCCCATTACCAGAACCTCAGGGAG AATTGTGCCCCACTCTATGATGATGCCCTCTCCCTccggacttcccagacccttccTGCCATACCCCGCCTACCTAGCGGGGTCCTCAG GAGCATCTCGGTACCCGGGCCCCCGGCCCTCGCCATGGCCGACACGTACGCGGTGGTGCAGAAGCGCGGGGTCCTCTCTGGCACCGGCTTGGGGCCGGGGGCGCGCGGCACGGAGGAGGCGCCGCTCTACAGCCAGGTGGCGCCGCGCGCCCGGCGGCCCCAGGCGCACGCAGAGGACGCGCGGGGGGCGCTCCCCGGCAGCG TTCCTGCTGACCAAAGCCCTGCTGCGCCTGGCGCCTACGAGGACGTGGCGGAGGGAGCTCAGACCGGTGGGCTAG GCTTCAACGTGCGTATTGGAAGGCCTAAAGGACCCCGGGACCCCCCTGTCGAGTGGACCCGGGTGTGA
- the PTPN18 gene encoding tyrosine-protein phosphatase non-receptor type 18 isoform X3, which yields MSRSLDAARSFVEQLEARGGREGAILASEFSDIRARSAAWKSSNLCSTEAGSRPGNVRKNRYKDVLPYDQTRVILSLLQEEGHGDYINGNFIRGTDGSQAYIATQGPLPHTLLDFWRMVWEFGVKVILMACGETENGRKKCECYWAREEEPLQTGLFCITLTRETWLNVDIMLRTLQVTFQKESRSVYQLQYMSWPDKGVPSNPDHVLAMVEEARRLQGSGLSPLCVHCRNSTGSCTKRWLRCSSQHSKMPAPITRTSGRIVPHSMMMPSPSGLPRPFLPYPAYLAGSSGASRYPGPRPSPWPTRTRWCRSAGSSLAPAWGRGRAARRRRRSTARWRRAPGGPRRTQRTRGGRSPAAFLLTKALLRLAPTRTWRRELRPVG from the exons GACATCCGGGCCCGCTCAGCCGCCTGGAAGAGTAGCAACCTGTGCTCCACCGAGGCTGGCAGTCGGCCAGGGAACGTGAGAAAGAACCGCTACAAAGACGTGCTGCCAT ATGATCAGACAAGAGTGatcctctctctgctccaggaggAGGGACACGGCGACTACATCAATGGCAACTTCATCCGG GGCACAGACGGAAGCCAGGCCTACATCGCCACGCAGGGCCCCCTGCCTCACACCTTGCTAGACTTCTGGCGCATGGTCTGGGAGTTTGGAGTCAAG GTGATCCTGATGGCGTGTGGAGAGACGGAGAATGGGCGG AAAAAGTGTGAGTGTTACTGGGCCCGAGAAGAGGAACCATTGCAGACTGGGCTTTTCTGCATCACCCTG ACCAGGGAGACATGGCTGAATGTAGACATCATGCTCAGGACCCTCCAAGTCACCTTCCAGAAG GAATCTCGTTCTGTGTACCAGCTGCAGTATATGTCCTGGCCAGACAAAGGGGTCCCCAGCAATCCTGACCACGTGCTCGCCATGGTGGAGGAAGCCCGTCGCCTGCAGGGCTCTGGTCTCAGCCCCCTCTGTGTCCACTGCAG gAACAGTACAGGTTCCTGTACCAAACGGTGGCTCAGATGTTCTTCTCAGCACTCCAAAATGCCAGCCCCCATTACCAGAACCTCAGGGAG AATTGTGCCCCACTCTATGATGATGCCCTCTCCCTccggacttcccagacccttccTGCCATACCCCGCCTACCTAGCGGGGTCCTCAG GAGCATCTCGGTACCCGGGCCCCCGGCCCTCGCCATGGCCGACACGTACGCGGTGGTGCAGAAGCGCGGGGTCCTCTCTGGCACCGGCTTGGGGCCGGGGGCGCGCGGCACGGAGGAGGCGCCGCTCTACAGCCAGGTGGCGCCGCGCGCCCGGCGGCCCCAGGCGCACGCAGAGGACGCGCGGGGGGCGCTCCCCGGCAGCG TTCCTGCTGACCAAAGCCCTGCTGCGCCTGGCGCCTACGAGGACGTGGCGGAGGGAGCTCAGACCGGTGGGCTAG